A single Watersipora subatra chromosome 7, tzWatSuba1.1, whole genome shotgun sequence DNA region contains:
- the LOC137400583 gene encoding uncharacterized protein produces the protein MKGQLTHSLSRSMRTGFLSNESAATTDPGIAAITTTSTAAPQTTTFAPTTTTVAPTTTTFAPTTTTVAPTTTTVAPTTTTVAPTTTTVAPTTTTVAPTTTTVAPTTTTVAPTTTTVAPTTTTLAPTTSTTIEVTTTTKGALTTTTAAATTSCQGNNGNGKGQGNCGNNGNNGNNGNNKG, from the exons ATGAAGGGCCAGCTTACGCACAGCTTGTCTAGATCTATGAGGACG GGGTTCCTCTCTAATGAATCTGCCGCAACAACTGATCCCGGTATAGCTGCAATCACCACAACATCTACAGCCGCCCCTCAAACAACTacatttgcacctacaacaacTACAGTTGCACCAACAACAACTacatttgcacctacaacaacTACAGTTGCACCCACAACAACTACAGTTGCGCCCACAACAACTACAGTTGCACCAACAACAACTACAGTTGCACCAACAACAACTACAGTTGCACCCACAACAACTACAGTTGCACCCACAACAACTACAGTTGCACCCACAACAACTACAGTTGCTCCCACAACAACTACATTGGCACCGACCACATCAACTACCATAGAAGTTACTACTACAACTAAAGGTGCACTGACCACAACTACTGCAGCTGCCACAACATCGTGTCAAGGCAACAATGGTAATGGCAAGGGTCAAGGGAATTGTGGCAACAATGGCAACAATGGCAACAATGGCAACAACAAAGGATAG